The following are encoded in a window of Stigmatella erecta genomic DNA:
- a CDS encoding murein hydrolase activator EnvC family protein, which produces MSRAFLLVLLLCLPALAQDEAAERATVREQLATQRATVALIESKRVSVLEGVELLEQMVSLSRRRVQVLEKDMAVFRKRVAVAEREEAVAREVFRQQLHRLSPRLRAMYRLTRREPLEVLLSSRDFSSLVWRARTLEATMKSDLELLRAVQHVARLQGRALRELQRLQASLTARMAFIKEQSALAERQQESLQEVVANLAGEAELARRVVRELEQADADLTRIIDDMEAGIPATGFRSLRGKLPFPTPGLVEVGFGRVVNPRFNTVTVQKGLDIRAPAGAPVRAVAAGKVVYAGWLRGYGNLLILDHGGGYHSLMAHLENVSPEVGAELQPGDAVGTVGDTGSLKGAYLYFEIRQDGRAVDPKPWLLPAP; this is translated from the coding sequence ATGAGCCGGGCCTTCCTTCTGGTGCTTCTGCTCTGCCTTCCCGCGCTCGCCCAGGACGAGGCCGCGGAGCGGGCCACCGTGCGCGAGCAGCTCGCCACGCAGCGGGCCACCGTGGCCCTCATCGAGTCCAAGCGCGTGTCCGTGCTGGAGGGGGTGGAGCTGCTGGAGCAGATGGTGAGCCTGTCGCGCCGGCGCGTGCAGGTGCTGGAGAAGGACATGGCCGTCTTCCGCAAGCGCGTGGCCGTGGCCGAGCGCGAGGAGGCGGTGGCGCGCGAGGTGTTCCGGCAGCAGCTCCACCGGCTCTCGCCCCGCCTGCGCGCCATGTACCGGCTCACGCGCCGCGAGCCCCTGGAGGTGCTGCTGTCCTCCCGGGACTTCTCCTCGCTCGTCTGGCGGGCGCGGACGCTGGAGGCGACCATGAAGAGCGACCTGGAGCTGCTGCGCGCCGTGCAGCACGTGGCGCGGCTCCAGGGCCGGGCCCTGCGGGAGCTCCAGCGGCTCCAGGCCTCGCTCACCGCGCGCATGGCCTTCATCAAGGAGCAGTCCGCGCTGGCCGAGCGGCAGCAGGAGTCCCTGCAAGAGGTGGTGGCCAACCTCGCGGGCGAGGCCGAGCTGGCCCGGCGCGTGGTGCGCGAGCTGGAGCAGGCGGACGCGGACCTGACGCGCATCATCGACGACATGGAGGCGGGGATTCCGGCCACCGGCTTCCGCTCGTTGCGCGGCAAGCTGCCCTTTCCCACCCCGGGCCTGGTGGAGGTGGGGTTCGGCCGGGTGGTGAACCCCCGCTTCAACACTGTCACCGTGCAGAAGGGGTTGGACATCCGGGCCCCGGCGGGCGCCCCGGTGCGCGCCGTGGCGGCAGGCAAGGTGGTCTACGCAGGCTGGCTGCGCGGCTATGGCAACCTGCTCATCCTCGACCACGGGGGCGGCTACCACTCGCTCATGGCCCACCTGGAGAACGTCTCGCCCGAGGTGGGCGCGGAGCTTCAGCCCGGGGATGCGGTGGGCACCGTGGGCGACACGGGCTCCTTGAAGGGGGCCTACCTCTACTTCGAGATTCGTCAGGATGGGCGGGCCGTGGACCCGAAGCCGTGGCTGCTGCCGGCCCCCTGA
- a CDS encoding cell division protein FtsX has translation MTVLAKASYFWRSAAGGLKHSPFVHFIAITTIAIALFAAGLTRTAGQALDGLLASLGGEVEVTVYLAPELAPEQVETLRGKLEAASGGRAVLVKPDEALDRLARELGDLGEALAQLPENPLPPSLELAVAPERRTPEGLEALAQQVRTLPGVTGVDYGQEAVERLTAIARALRYGGVVAFAVVLFATIIIVSATLQLAIYARREEIEIQKLVGATDRFVKAPFLMEGLLQGLLGAGVALAGLWLFSQLVGPSLASLFSFLLGPASGGPLVSPGLALELVAAGGGLGLVGSFIAVGRFLRV, from the coding sequence ATGACGGTGCTGGCCAAGGCCTCCTACTTCTGGCGCTCGGCGGCCGGAGGGCTGAAGCACTCCCCGTTCGTCCACTTCATCGCCATCACCACCATCGCCATCGCGCTGTTCGCCGCGGGGCTGACCCGCACCGCGGGACAGGCCCTGGATGGGCTGCTCGCCTCGCTGGGCGGGGAGGTGGAGGTGACGGTGTACCTGGCGCCGGAGCTGGCCCCGGAGCAGGTGGAGACCCTGCGCGGGAAGCTGGAGGCCGCCAGTGGCGGCCGGGCCGTGCTGGTGAAGCCGGACGAGGCCCTGGACCGGCTGGCGCGGGAGCTGGGAGACCTGGGCGAGGCGCTCGCGCAGCTTCCGGAGAACCCGCTGCCGCCCTCGCTGGAGCTGGCGGTGGCGCCCGAGCGCCGCACGCCCGAGGGGCTGGAGGCGCTCGCCCAGCAGGTCCGCACGCTGCCGGGAGTCACCGGCGTGGACTATGGCCAGGAGGCGGTGGAGCGGCTGACGGCCATCGCCCGGGCGCTGCGGTACGGCGGGGTGGTGGCCTTCGCGGTGGTGCTCTTCGCCACCATCATCATCGTGTCCGCCACGCTCCAGCTCGCCATCTACGCGCGGCGCGAGGAGATCGAAATCCAGAAGCTCGTGGGCGCCACGGACCGCTTCGTGAAGGCCCCCTTCCTCATGGAAGGGCTCCTGCAGGGGCTCCTGGGCGCGGGGGTGGCCCTCGCGGGGCTGTGGCTGTTCAGCCAGCTCGTGGGCCCCTCGCTGGCCTCGCTGTTCTCCTTCCTCCTGGGGCCTGCCTCGGGCGGGCCGCTGGTGAGCCCGGGGCTGGCGCTGGAGCTGGTGGCGGCCGGGGGCGGACTGGGGCTCGTGGGCAGCTTCATCGCGGTGGGGCGCTTCCTGCGGGTATGA
- the ftsE gene encoding cell division ATP-binding protein FtsE: protein MIQIFHVYKSYPGDPPVLSDVNLHVEKGEFIFLTGPSGAGKTTLLKLLFCAEKATKGQILVGGKNIARIRESAVPYLRRNIGVVFQDFKLLPHRTVEDNVAFTLDVLGVPRDEAREKVHRMLKRVGLEHKARSYPLRLSGGEQQRVVIARALVNDPTILLADEPTGNLDPALTVEIMDLLNQVNIRGTTVMVATHDSTLLARYQKRTVRLERGFIVSDEDGVKAARRMAAV, encoded by the coding sequence ATGATCCAGATCTTCCATGTGTACAAGTCGTATCCGGGGGACCCGCCGGTGCTCTCGGACGTCAACCTGCACGTCGAGAAGGGCGAGTTCATCTTCCTGACGGGCCCCTCGGGCGCGGGGAAGACCACGCTGCTGAAGCTCCTGTTCTGCGCGGAGAAGGCCACCAAGGGGCAGATCCTCGTGGGGGGCAAGAACATCGCGCGCATCCGCGAGTCGGCGGTGCCTTACCTGCGGCGCAACATCGGCGTGGTGTTCCAGGACTTCAAGCTGCTGCCCCACCGCACGGTGGAGGACAACGTCGCCTTCACGCTGGATGTGCTGGGCGTGCCCCGGGACGAGGCGCGCGAGAAGGTCCACCGCATGCTCAAGCGGGTGGGGCTGGAGCACAAGGCCCGCTCGTACCCGCTGCGCCTGTCCGGTGGAGAGCAGCAGCGCGTCGTCATCGCGCGCGCGCTCGTCAATGATCCGACCATCCTCCTGGCCGACGAGCCCACGGGCAACCTGGACCCGGCGCTCACCGTGGAGATCATGGACCTGCTCAACCAGGTGAACATCCGCGGCACCACCGTCATGGTGGCCACGCACGACAGCACGCTCCTGGCGCGCTACCAGAAGCGCACGGTGCGGCTGGAGCGCGGCTTCATCGTCTCGGACGAGGACGGGGTGAAGGCCGCCCGGCGGATGGCGGCGGTATGA
- a CDS encoding PAS domain-containing protein → MLQRVLNAESLTEERLSLLSPEEFDALPFGAIKLDAEGQVLAYNAAESAFSRRPTPSVLGRRFFEEIAPCTNVAGFRGRFDALVERGHGTESFDFHFRFRWGPRHVRIRLMVLGDGSRWVFVTSLLTPLFPPPEG, encoded by the coding sequence ATGCTGCAGCGGGTCCTGAACGCGGAGTCATTGACGGAAGAGCGTCTGAGCCTCCTGTCGCCCGAGGAGTTCGACGCGCTGCCGTTCGGGGCCATCAAGCTGGACGCCGAGGGCCAGGTGCTGGCCTACAACGCGGCGGAGTCCGCCTTCTCCCGGCGGCCGACGCCGTCCGTGCTGGGCCGACGCTTCTTCGAGGAGATTGCCCCCTGTACCAACGTGGCCGGCTTCCGGGGGCGCTTCGATGCGCTCGTCGAGCGCGGGCATGGCACGGAGAGCTTTGACTTCCACTTCCGCTTCCGGTGGGGCCCCCGCCACGTGCGCATCCGGCTGATGGTGCTGGGGGACGGCTCCCGCTGGGTGTTCGTCACCTCGCTGCTGACCCCGCTGTTCCCCCCCCCGGAGGGGTGA
- the carF gene encoding plasmanylethanolamine desaturase, with protein sequence MKNNLQNQLRQQDAHALAQGYSRAIRLMDIGSIVIFFALELGLAYLLWGNPHVGPWLLLSAILLGYLAADFVSGFVHWMADTWGSTTMPVLGKAFVRPFREHHVDQKAITRHDFIETNGNNCAISIPVGIATLVMPHSSPAWVFLAAFLGSMIFWVMGTNQFHKWSHLDTPGPVVNFLQRVHLILPPAHHRIHHTAPFNKYYCITVGWLNKPLAMISFFPLMERLVTWATGMLPRQDDIGTEAAKAVLKASDGEAPMVQAAKALLEGTEKPEPIAPSALPR encoded by the coding sequence ATGAAGAACAACCTCCAGAACCAACTGCGTCAGCAGGACGCCCACGCGCTGGCCCAGGGCTACTCGCGCGCCATCCGCCTGATGGACATCGGCAGCATCGTCATCTTCTTCGCGCTGGAGCTGGGGCTGGCCTACCTGCTGTGGGGCAACCCCCACGTGGGCCCGTGGCTGCTGCTGAGCGCCATCCTCCTGGGGTACCTGGCGGCGGACTTCGTCTCGGGCTTCGTGCACTGGATGGCGGACACCTGGGGCTCCACCACCATGCCCGTGCTGGGCAAGGCCTTCGTGCGGCCCTTCCGTGAGCACCACGTGGACCAGAAGGCCATCACGCGCCACGACTTCATCGAGACGAACGGCAACAACTGTGCCATCTCCATCCCCGTGGGCATCGCCACGCTGGTGATGCCGCACAGCAGCCCGGCGTGGGTGTTCCTCGCGGCGTTCCTGGGCTCGATGATTTTCTGGGTGATGGGGACCAACCAGTTCCACAAGTGGTCGCACCTGGACACGCCGGGCCCCGTGGTGAACTTCTTGCAGCGCGTGCACCTCATCCTGCCGCCGGCGCACCACCGCATCCACCACACGGCGCCCTTCAACAAGTACTACTGCATCACCGTGGGCTGGCTGAACAAGCCGCTGGCGATGATCAGCTTCTTTCCCCTGATGGAGCGGCTCGTCACCTGGGCCACCGGCATGTTGCCGCGCCAGGACGACATCGGCACGGAGGCGGCCAAGGCCGTGCTGAAGGCCTCGGACGGGGAAGCGCCCATGGTCCAGGCCGCCAAGGCGCTGCTGGAGGGCACCGAGAAGCCGGAGCCGATCGCCCCCAGCGCCCTGCCCCGCTAG
- the murI gene encoding glutamate racemase, translating to MRQSSHGPIGVFDSGVGGLTVLKALMERLPHESTLYLGDTARVPYGTKSGEVVTRYSLKNAQFLLEKGIKLLVVACNTASAVALPALAAALPVPVMGVIAPGAQAALRRTKGGGVGVIGTPGTIRSGAYQRELQRADPHVPVKARACPLFVPLAEEGWTQGDVPALVAREYLADFAREGVDTLVLGCTHYPLLKDVIAQVVGPRVALVDSAEATAEAVAALLERTQGLAPPGPAPVHGYFVTDVPERFVEVGARFLGRPIASAEQVDLSF from the coding sequence ATGCGGCAAAGCAGCCACGGTCCCATCGGGGTGTTCGACTCGGGCGTCGGAGGACTCACCGTCCTCAAGGCGCTGATGGAGCGCCTTCCTCACGAGAGCACCCTCTACCTGGGCGACACGGCGCGCGTGCCCTACGGCACCAAGTCCGGCGAGGTGGTGACGCGCTACTCGCTCAAGAACGCGCAGTTCCTGCTGGAGAAGGGCATCAAGCTCCTGGTGGTGGCCTGCAACACGGCCTCCGCGGTGGCCCTGCCCGCGCTGGCGGCGGCGCTGCCGGTGCCGGTGATGGGCGTCATCGCGCCGGGGGCCCAGGCGGCCCTGCGCCGGACGAAGGGCGGCGGCGTGGGCGTCATCGGCACGCCGGGCACCATCCGCTCCGGGGCCTACCAGCGGGAGCTGCAGCGGGCGGACCCGCACGTGCCGGTGAAGGCGCGGGCCTGTCCGCTCTTCGTTCCCCTGGCCGAGGAGGGGTGGACGCAGGGAGACGTGCCGGCGCTGGTGGCGCGCGAGTACCTGGCGGACTTCGCCCGGGAGGGCGTGGACACCCTGGTGCTCGGGTGCACCCACTACCCGCTGCTCAAGGACGTCATCGCCCAGGTGGTGGGCCCGCGGGTGGCCCTGGTGGACTCGGCGGAGGCCACGGCGGAGGCGGTGGCGGCGCTCCTGGAGCGCACCCAGGGGCTGGCGCCGCCGGGCCCGGCGCCCGTGCACGGCTACTTCGTGACGGATGTGCCCGAGCGCTTCGTGGAGGTGGGGGCCCGCTTCCTGGGGCGCCCCATCGCCTCGGCCGAGCAGGTGGACCTGAGCTTCTAG
- a CDS encoding MotA/TolQ/ExbB proton channel family protein, with the protein MMFRLPLALGAMNYVEILRGASFIELAVLILLMGVSVASWGLIVMKATQLSRARTQSLTFLDTFWKATRLEGIYQTARGLEGSPLSKVFCAGYEELSKLAQAKEGPEGAMSDKLGGIENVERALHRAATAQITELEARVPFLGTVGAAAPFVGLFGTVVGILNAFNEIADKGNATLSTVAAPVGNALFATAAGLFAAIPAVVAYNSFVSRIKIFDTEMSNFSADFLNIIKRHFFK; encoded by the coding sequence ATGATGTTCCGCCTGCCCCTGGCGCTCGGCGCCATGAACTACGTGGAGATTCTCCGCGGCGCGTCCTTCATCGAGCTGGCCGTGCTCATCCTGCTCATGGGCGTCTCCGTGGCGTCCTGGGGCCTCATCGTCATGAAGGCCACCCAGCTGTCCCGGGCCCGCACACAGTCACTTACCTTTCTAGACACCTTCTGGAAGGCGACGCGGCTGGAGGGCATCTACCAGACGGCGCGGGGGCTGGAGGGCTCGCCGCTGTCGAAGGTGTTCTGCGCGGGCTACGAGGAGCTGTCCAAGCTGGCCCAGGCCAAGGAGGGCCCCGAGGGGGCCATGAGCGACAAGCTCGGGGGCATCGAGAACGTGGAGCGGGCGCTGCACCGGGCCGCCACGGCGCAAATCACCGAGCTGGAGGCGCGCGTGCCGTTCCTGGGCACCGTGGGCGCCGCGGCCCCCTTCGTGGGGCTGTTCGGCACGGTGGTGGGCATCCTCAACGCCTTCAACGAGATCGCCGACAAGGGCAACGCCACGCTGTCCACGGTGGCCGCCCCCGTGGGCAACGCGCTGTTCGCCACGGCCGCGGGGCTCTTCGCGGCCATTCCCGCGGTGGTCGCCTACAACTCGTTCGTCAGCCGCATCAAGATCTTCGACACGGAGATGTCCAACTTCTCCGCCGACTTCCTGAACATCATCAAGCGGCACTTCTTCAAGTAG
- the tolR gene encoding protein TolR produces MGMGGGNKGQGRVTMSEINVTPMVDVMLVLLIIFMVTAPLIQQGVKVNLPEAKAAPVEAAEKKLVLSIDAGRRVFIGDAEVLLEELETKLAANAKAQAEKEIYLHADRDVPYGVVVEVMAAAQRAGITNVGMITDPSAKGTRTDPAPPAPASKGGKKEAKR; encoded by the coding sequence ATGGGCATGGGTGGAGGCAACAAGGGCCAGGGCCGCGTCACCATGAGCGAGATCAACGTCACGCCCATGGTGGACGTGATGCTGGTGCTGCTCATCATCTTCATGGTGACCGCGCCGCTCATCCAGCAGGGCGTCAAGGTCAACCTGCCCGAGGCGAAGGCCGCCCCGGTGGAGGCCGCCGAGAAGAAGCTCGTGCTCTCCATCGACGCCGGCCGGCGCGTCTTCATCGGGGACGCGGAGGTGCTCCTGGAGGAGCTGGAGACGAAGCTGGCCGCCAACGCCAAGGCGCAGGCCGAGAAGGAAATCTACCTGCACGCCGACCGCGACGTGCCCTACGGCGTCGTCGTGGAGGTCATGGCCGCCGCCCAGCGCGCGGGCATCACCAACGTGGGGATGATTACCGACCCCTCCGCCAAGGGCACCCGCACGGACCCGGCGCCCCCGGCCCCGGCGTCCAAAGGGGGAAAGAAGGAAGCGAAGCGCTAG
- a CDS encoding energy transducer TonB, protein MTLHPAVSQSMLAARPSRAGLFIGLSVAGHVLLLAVAALYTHLTAAPKVNPNVPVIRATLVRQGKPRDPKLLPRKEQPPPPPKEVKAPPAPAPTPPPPVEKVSVPVPGMKPATPPPAPQKGEATGEDRRKRLFGAFDKTAQKPTEPEELEGAEDGDPDGDSAIAEGERYYALLSTQVRRNYNVADTIPESERLHLKAQVQMRLGRTGEVLETRLVASSGNDLFDSSVLAAVKKASPFSPPPAHLRDALQKQGVVLEFRP, encoded by the coding sequence ATGACCCTGCACCCGGCCGTCTCCCAGAGCATGCTCGCGGCCCGCCCGTCGCGGGCGGGACTGTTCATCGGGCTGTCCGTGGCGGGCCATGTCCTGCTGCTGGCCGTCGCGGCGCTCTACACGCACCTGACGGCCGCGCCGAAGGTGAACCCCAACGTTCCGGTCATCCGCGCCACGCTGGTGCGCCAGGGCAAGCCGAGGGACCCCAAGCTGCTGCCCCGCAAGGAGCAGCCCCCGCCGCCCCCCAAGGAAGTCAAAGCGCCGCCCGCCCCGGCCCCCACGCCGCCCCCGCCCGTGGAGAAGGTCTCGGTGCCCGTGCCCGGGATGAAGCCCGCCACACCGCCCCCCGCGCCCCAGAAGGGCGAGGCCACGGGCGAGGACCGGCGCAAGCGGCTCTTCGGCGCCTTCGACAAGACCGCGCAGAAGCCCACCGAGCCCGAGGAGCTGGAGGGCGCCGAGGACGGCGACCCGGATGGCGACTCGGCCATCGCCGAGGGCGAGCGCTACTACGCGCTGCTGTCCACCCAGGTGCGCCGCAACTACAACGTCGCGGACACCATCCCCGAGTCCGAGCGCCTCCACCTCAAGGCCCAGGTGCAGATGCGCCTGGGCCGCACGGGGGAAGTGCTGGAGACCCGCCTGGTGGCCTCCAGCGGGAATGATCTCTTCGACTCCTCCGTCCTGGCCGCGGTGAAGAAGGCCTCTCCCTTCTCGCCGCCCCCCGCCCATCTTCGTGACGCGCTCCAGAAACAGGGCGTCGTCCTGGAGTTCCGTCCATGA
- a CDS encoding DPP IV N-terminal domain-containing protein — MKALLLSLLLLPLAAFAQAPVIQISGANFRPLPLAYPAPQSVDDGGKKAAADFDAPFLFDLRASGLFQVLDRASFTADAKEGITAGSINFARWADVGAESLVKVQLGAEGGTLRGELRLFNVGSGREDFKASHAVPAAEPRQLAHFLADALYRHLTREPSPFLSRIVFVRKARDNRDVWTADWDGHNARALTSGGINLLPALGTGGTVAYTSYRKGQPDLYLQKAGGEAQAIVQNGQMATGVAFSPDGKRIAYAQAQGESTQIFLANADGSEPKRITDTPYGINSSPTWSPDGKRLAFVSNRGGSPQIYVMNADGTNARRLTFQGNYNQTPDWSPRGDLIAFTARDERNAFDLFTVNVDTGKIARLTQDQGNNEEPVFSPNGRLILFSSTRNGTGQLFVMTAEGNNPLALPMEKGGGLTPDWAP; from the coding sequence ATGAAAGCCCTGCTGCTGTCGCTGCTGCTCCTGCCCCTGGCGGCCTTCGCCCAGGCCCCGGTCATTCAGATCTCCGGCGCCAACTTCCGCCCCCTGCCGCTGGCCTACCCCGCCCCCCAGTCCGTGGATGACGGCGGAAAGAAGGCCGCCGCGGACTTCGATGCCCCGTTCCTGTTCGACCTTCGGGCCTCGGGCCTGTTCCAGGTGCTGGACCGCGCCAGCTTCACCGCGGACGCCAAGGAGGGCATCACCGCGGGCAGCATCAACTTCGCGCGCTGGGCGGACGTGGGCGCCGAGTCGCTCGTGAAGGTGCAGCTCGGCGCGGAGGGCGGCACGCTGCGCGGCGAGCTGCGCCTGTTCAACGTGGGCTCCGGCCGGGAGGACTTCAAGGCCAGCCACGCCGTGCCCGCCGCCGAGCCCCGGCAGCTCGCGCACTTCCTCGCCGACGCCCTCTACCGCCACCTCACCCGGGAGCCGAGCCCCTTCCTGTCCCGCATCGTGTTCGTGCGCAAGGCGCGCGACAACCGGGACGTGTGGACCGCCGACTGGGATGGCCACAACGCACGCGCCCTCACCAGCGGCGGCATCAACCTGCTGCCCGCCCTGGGCACCGGCGGCACCGTGGCCTACACCTCGTACCGCAAGGGCCAGCCGGACCTCTACCTCCAGAAGGCCGGGGGCGAGGCCCAGGCCATCGTCCAGAATGGGCAGATGGCCACCGGCGTGGCGTTCTCCCCGGACGGCAAGCGCATCGCCTATGCGCAGGCCCAGGGCGAGAGCACGCAGATCTTCCTGGCCAACGCGGACGGGAGCGAGCCCAAGCGCATCACCGACACCCCCTACGGCATCAATTCCAGCCCCACCTGGTCGCCGGACGGCAAGCGCCTCGCCTTCGTGTCCAACCGGGGCGGCTCACCGCAGATCTACGTGATGAACGCGGACGGGACGAACGCCCGCCGGTTGACCTTCCAGGGCAACTACAACCAGACCCCGGACTGGTCTCCGCGGGGCGATCTCATCGCCTTCACCGCGCGCGATGAGCGCAACGCCTTCGATCTGTTCACCGTGAACGTGGACACCGGCAAGATTGCCCGGCTGACGCAGGACCAGGGCAACAACGAGGAGCCGGTCTTCTCCCCCAACGGGCGGCTCATCCTCTTCAGCTCCACGCGCAATGGGACGGGCCAGCTCTTCGTGATGACGGCCGAGGGCAACAATCCGCTCGCGCTTCCGATGGAAAAAGGAGGCGGACTCACCCCAGACTGGGCGCCATGA
- a CDS encoding aminotransferase class V-fold PLP-dependent enzyme: protein MSVSPFRAHWSLDPSIVYLNHGAYGACPTAVLQVQSELRAHLEASPMRFFVREYEGRLDEARAALAAFLDADPEDLSFVSNATSGVNAVLRSLRFAPGDELLTTDHEYNASRNALDWVASRSGAQVVTAALPWPSPTPATVVEAVLARVTPRTRLFLVDHITSQTALVLPLRELVQALRARGVETLVDGAHAPGQVPLSLRTLNAGYYTGNCHKWLCAPKGAAFLHVRKDLQEDLKPLSVSHGHNSPRQDRSRFRLDFDWTGTADPTPALCVPHALRTLERMLPGGWPAIMAGNRAKALAARKLLCERLGVQPHCPDEMVGSMATVALPDGYPTSPPPPSFRDPLQDRLITGHQIEVPIIPWPQAPQRHLRLSAQLYNTHTEYQHLAEALEALLR, encoded by the coding sequence ATGAGCGTCTCGCCCTTCCGCGCCCACTGGTCCCTCGACCCCAGCATCGTCTACCTCAACCACGGCGCGTATGGGGCCTGCCCCACCGCCGTGCTCCAGGTGCAATCCGAGCTGCGCGCGCACCTGGAAGCCTCGCCCATGCGGTTCTTCGTCCGGGAGTACGAGGGGCGGCTCGATGAGGCCCGTGCCGCCCTGGCCGCCTTCCTGGACGCGGACCCGGAGGACCTCAGCTTCGTGAGCAATGCCACCTCCGGGGTGAACGCGGTGCTGCGCTCGCTGCGCTTCGCCCCCGGGGACGAGCTGCTCACCACCGACCACGAGTACAACGCCTCCCGCAACGCGCTGGACTGGGTGGCCAGCCGCTCCGGCGCCCAGGTGGTGACCGCGGCGCTGCCCTGGCCCTCGCCCACCCCCGCCACCGTGGTGGAGGCGGTGCTCGCGCGCGTGACGCCCCGCACCCGGCTGTTCCTCGTCGACCACATCACCAGCCAGACGGCGCTCGTCCTTCCCCTGCGGGAGCTCGTCCAGGCCCTGCGCGCGCGAGGCGTGGAGACGCTGGTCGATGGCGCCCATGCCCCCGGGCAGGTGCCCCTGTCCCTGCGGACCCTGAACGCCGGCTACTACACCGGCAACTGCCACAAGTGGCTGTGTGCCCCCAAGGGCGCCGCCTTCCTCCACGTCCGCAAGGATCTCCAGGAGGACCTCAAGCCCCTGTCGGTGAGCCACGGCCACAACTCGCCGCGCCAGGACCGCTCGCGCTTCCGGCTGGACTTCGACTGGACCGGGACGGCGGACCCCACCCCCGCACTCTGCGTTCCCCATGCCCTGCGCACCCTGGAACGAATGCTGCCCGGCGGCTGGCCCGCGATCATGGCCGGCAACCGCGCCAAGGCCCTCGCCGCCCGGAAGCTGCTGTGCGAGCGGCTCGGCGTACAGCCCCACTGTCCGGACGAGATGGTGGGCTCCATGGCCACCGTGGCCCTGCCGGACGGCTACCCCACCTCGCCCCCGCCCCCCTCCTTCCGGGATCCACTCCAGGACCGGCTCATCACCGGGCACCAGATCGAGGTGCCCATCATCCCCTGGCCCCAGGCGCCGCAGCGCCACCTGCGCCTGTCCGCGCAGCTCTACAACACCCACACGGAGTACCAGCACCTCGCGGAGGCTTTGGAAGCGCTCTTGCGTTGA
- a CDS encoding Ppx/GppA phosphatase family protein has protein sequence MPRFATIDVGTNSVLLLVAERTPEGRFEAVLERAEITRLGRGVDQSRRLSPEGMEATLAVLTAFAQEARALGAQGIAVSATSAARDAQNGHEFLEAAQRRAGVSVEIISGALEAQLSFASVHLDFASEAAGPLMVIDIGGGSTEFIYGNRAGQVDFRHSYDVGAVRLTERFLHADPLAASERGQLTAFLRDTFSTLPPPPPGSTLVGVAGTVTTLFTVQNRIDPYDAQRVQGGTLTRAEVEGLADQLCGLPLAERRALPGLQPKRADVIPAGALILLEAMRALKASGCRVSDRGLRWGLLAHRFGAA, from the coding sequence ATGCCTCGCTTTGCCACCATTGATGTGGGCACCAACTCCGTTCTTCTCCTCGTGGCGGAACGCACCCCGGAAGGCCGCTTCGAGGCGGTGCTCGAGCGCGCCGAAATCACCCGGCTGGGCCGCGGCGTCGACCAGAGCCGCCGCCTGTCCCCCGAGGGCATGGAGGCCACGCTGGCGGTCCTCACCGCGTTTGCCCAGGAGGCCCGCGCCCTGGGCGCCCAGGGCATCGCCGTGTCCGCCACCAGCGCCGCGAGGGATGCGCAGAACGGCCACGAGTTCCTGGAGGCCGCCCAGCGGCGCGCGGGCGTCTCGGTGGAGATCATCTCCGGGGCGCTGGAGGCCCAGCTCTCGTTCGCCTCGGTCCACCTGGACTTCGCCTCCGAGGCGGCAGGCCCCCTGATGGTCATCGACATTGGCGGCGGCTCCACCGAGTTCATCTACGGCAACCGGGCGGGCCAGGTGGACTTCCGCCACAGCTACGACGTGGGCGCGGTGCGCCTCACCGAGCGCTTCCTCCACGCGGATCCGCTCGCGGCCAGCGAGCGCGGGCAGCTCACCGCCTTCCTGCGCGACACCTTCTCCACCCTGCCCCCGCCGCCCCCGGGCTCGACGCTGGTGGGCGTGGCCGGCACGGTGACCACCCTCTTCACGGTGCAGAACCGCATCGATCCCTATGATGCCCAGCGCGTCCAGGGCGGCACGCTGACGCGGGCCGAGGTGGAGGGGCTCGCGGACCAGCTCTGCGGGCTGCCCCTGGCGGAGCGCCGGGCCCTGCCGGGGCTGCAACCCAAGCGCGCCGATGTCATCCCCGCGGGCGCGCTCATCCTGCTGGAGGCGATGCGCGCCCTGAAGGCCAGCGGCTGCCGCGTGAGCGACCGCGGCCTGCGCTGGGGGCTGCTGGCCCACCGGTTCGGAGCCGCCTGA